From Desmodus rotundus isolate HL8 chromosome 10, HLdesRot8A.1, whole genome shotgun sequence, one genomic window encodes:
- the CETN1 gene encoding centrin-1: MASSFKKQSAASTSQKRKVGPKPELTEDQKQEVREAFDLFDADGSGTIDVKELKVAMRALGFEPRKEEMKKMIAEVDKEGTGKISFNDFLAVMTQKMAEKDTKEEILKAFRLFDDDETGKISFKNLKRVANELGENLTDEELQEMIDEADRDGDGEVNEEEFLRIMKKTDLY; the protein is encoded by the coding sequence ATGGCTTCCAGCTTTAAGAAGCAAAGTGCGGCCTCTACCAGCCAGAAAAGAAAGGTGGGTCCTAAGCCTGAACTCACTGAAGATCAGAAGCAAGaagttcgtgaagcattcgaccTCTTCGATGCCGACGGAAGTGGCACCATTGACGTGAAGGAGCTGAAGGTGGCCATGAGAGCGCTGGGCTTTGAacccaggaaggaagagatgaagaagaTGATCGCCGAGGTGGACAAGGAAGGCACGGGGAAAATTAGCTTCAATGACTTCTTAGCTGTGATGACTCAAAAAATGGCCGAGAAAGACACCAAAGAAGAAATTCTGAAGGCTTTCAGGCTCTTTGATGATGATGAAACTGGGAAGATCTCTTTCAAAAACCTGAAGCGTGTAGCCAACGAGTTGGGGGAAAACCTCACTGATGAGGAGCTACAGGAAATGATCGACGAAGCAGATCGGGATGGAGACGGTGAAGTGAACGAGGAAGAGTTTCTTCGCATCATGAAAAAGACCGACCTCTATTAA